Proteins encoded together in one Urocitellus parryii isolate mUroPar1 chromosome 3, mUroPar1.hap1, whole genome shotgun sequence window:
- the Dohh gene encoding deoxyhypusine hydroxylase, giving the protein MSLGCSCGVGFHFVTGAGWSFGSCFRGGRCWLVPPAAALAPSGWSRGREHGGLQGALRASRLLKPPRVVRSGPAIRSPAGVAAAEHGSALWASRLSPRGAEDQALAGGIMVTEQEVEAIGQVLVDPKQPLQARFRALFTLRGLGGPRAIAWISRAFDDDSALLKHELAYCLGQMQDSRAIPVLTGVLCDTRQEPMVRHEAGEALGAIGNPQVLELLRQYCSDPTVEVAETCQLAVRRLEWLQQHPGQPTVAGPYLSVDPAPPAEERDVGQLREALLDETLPLFDRYRAMFALRNAGGQEAALALAEGLRCGSALFRHEVGYVLGQLQHEAAVPQLAATLARPAESPMVRHECAEALGAIARPSCLPALHAHTADPERVVRESCLVALDMYEQERGPFQQDRPEQPRPLP; this is encoded by the exons ATGTCCCTCGGCTGTTCCTGCGGCGTGGGTTTCCATTTTGTCACTGGTGCTGGCTGGAGCTTTGGGTCCTGCTTCCGCGGCGGTCGCTGCTGGCTGGTCCCCCCCGCGGCGGCGTTGGCGCCGTCCGGCTGGTCACGTGGCCGGGAACATGGCGGCCTCCAGGGCGCGCTGCGAGCGTCGCGGCTGTTGAAGCCTCCGCGGGTGGTGCGCTCGGGTCCGGCGATTCGGAGCCCGGCCGGCGTGGCAGCGGCGGAGCACG GTTCTGCTCTCTGGGCATCCAGGCTCAGTCCCCGAGGCGCAGAGGACCAGGCCCTTGCTGGAGGCATCATGGTGACAGAGCAAGAGGTCGAGGCCATCGGGCAGGTGCTGGTGGACCCCAAGCAGCCTCTGCAGGCCCGCTTCCGAGCGCTTTTCACCCTGCGGGGGCTTGGTGGCCCCAGGGCCATCGCCTGGATCAGCCGGGCCTTCGATGACGACTCCGCCCTGCTCAAGCACGAGCTGGCCTACTGCCTGGGCCAGATGCAGGACTCCCGCGCCATCCCGGTGCTCACGGGTGTGCTGTGCGACACCCGCCAGGAGCCCATGGTGCGCCACGAGGCAG GGGAGGCCCTGGGCGCCATTGGGAACCCGCAGGTCCTGGAGCTCCTGAGGCAGTACTGCAGCGACCCCACGGTGGAG GTGGCTGAGACGTGCCAGCTGGCCGTGCGCCGCCTAGAGTGGCTGCAGCAGCACCCCGGGCAGCCGACAGTGGCCGGGCCTTACCTCTCAGTGGACCCGGCCCCCCCAGCTGAGGAGCGCGACGTGGGGCAGCTGCGGGAGGCGCTGCTGGACGAGACCCTGCCGCTGTTCGACCGGTACCGCGCCATGTTCGCCTTGCGCAACGCCGGGGGCCAGGAGGCGGCCCTGGCGCTAGCCGAGG GCCTGCGCTGCGGCAGCGCCCTCTTCCGCCACGAGGTGGGCTACGTGCTGGGCCAGCTGCAGCACGAGGCGGCCGTGCCCCAGCTGGCCGCCACCCTGGCCCGCCCCGCCGAGAGCCCCATGGTGCGCCACGAGTGTGCAGAGGCCCTGGGCGCCATTGCCCGGCCCTCCTGCCTGCCCGCGCTGCACGCCCACACGGCCGACCCCGAGCGCGTGGTGCGGGAGAGTTGCCTGGTGGCCCTGGACATGTACGAGCAGGAGCGCGGGCCCTTCCAGCAGGACCGCCCAGAGCAGCCACGCCCACTGCCCTAG
- the Fzr1 gene encoding fizzy-related protein homolog isoform X2 — protein MDQDYERRLLRQIVIQNENTMPCVSEMRRTLTPASSPVSSPSKHGDRFIPSRAGANWSVNFHRINENDKSPSQNRKAKDATSDSGKDGLAYSALLKNELLGAGIEKVQDPQTEDRRLQPSTPEKKGLFTYSLSTKRASPEDGNDVSPYSLSPVSNKSQKLLRSPRKPTRKISKIPFKVLDAPELQDDFYLNLVDWSSLNVLSVGLGTCVYLWSACTSQVTRLCDLSVEGDSVTSVGWSERGNLVAVGTHKGFVQIWDAAAGKKLSMLEGHTARVGALAWNADQLSSGSRDRMILQRDIRSPPLQSERRLPGHRQEVCGLKWSTDHQLLASGGNDNKLLVWNHSSLSPVQQYTEHLAAVKAIAWSPHQHGLLASGGGTADRCIRFWNTLTGQPLQCVDTGSQVCNLAWSKHANELVSTHGYSQNQILVWKYPSLTQVAKLTGHSYRVLYLGLAKLPRLTSNL, from the exons ATGGATCAGGACTATGAGCGGCGGCTGCTCCGTCAGATTGTCATCCAGAACGAGAACACGATGCCGTGT GTCTCGGAGATGCGACGCACCCTGACGCCCGCCAGCTCCCCGGTGTCTTCCCCCAGCAAGCACGGGGACCGCTTCATCCCCTCGCGCGCCGGAGCCAACTGGAGCGTGAACTTCCACAGGATCAAT GAAAACGACAAGTCTCCCAGCCAGAACCGCAAAGCCAAGGACGCCACCTCAGACAGCGGCAAAG ACGGCCTGGCCTACTCGGCCCTGCTGAAGAACGAGCTGCTGGGAGCTGGCATCGAGAAGGTGCAGGACCCGCAGACCGAGGACCGCAGGCTGCAGCCCTCCACGCCTGAGAAGAAGGGCCTCTTCACG TATTCCCTCAGCACCAAGCGCGCCAGCCCCGAGGACGGCAACGACGTGTCCCCGTATTCCCTGTCTCCTGTCAGCAACAAGAG TCAGAAGTTGCTCCGGTCTCCGCGGAAGCCCACCCGCAAGATCTCCAAGATCCCCTTCAAGGTCCTGGATGCCCCTGAGCTGCAGGACGACTTCTACTTGAACCTGGTGGACTGGTCGTCCCTGAACGTGctcagtgtggggctggggacctGCGTGTACCTGTGGAGCGCCTGCACCAGCCAG GTGACCCGGCTCTGTGACCTCTCTGTGGAAGGGGACTCCGTGACCTCCGTGGGCTGGTCTGAGCGG GGGAACCTGGTGGCCGTTGGCACACACAAGGGCTTCGTGCAGATCTGGGATGCCGCTGCGGGGAAGAAGCTGTCCATGCTGGAGGGCCACACGGCGCGTGTCG GGGCCCTGGCCTGGAACGCTGACCAGCTGTCCTCCGGGAGCCGGGACCGAATGATCCTGCAGCGGGACATCCGCTCCCCACCCCTGCAGTCAGAGCGGCGGCTACCGGGCCACCGGCAGGAGGTGTGCGGGCTCAAGTGGTCCACGGACCACCAGCTCCTCGCCTCGGGGGGCAATGACAACAAG CTGCTGGTCTGGAACCATTCGAGCCTGAGCCCTGTGCAGCAGTACACCGAGCACCTGGCTGCCGTGAAGGCCATCGCCTGGTCCCCTCACCAGCACGGCCTGCTGGCCTCAGGAGGCGGCACGGCTGACCGCTGCATCCGCTTCTGGAACACGCTCACGGGGCAGCCGCTGCAGTGCGTGGACACGGGCTCCCAGGTGTGCAACCTGGCCTGGTCCAAGCACGCCAACGAGCTG GTGAGCACCCACGGCTACTCTCAGAACCAGATCCTCGTGTGGAAGTACCCGTCCCTGACCCAGGTGGCCAAGCTCACGGGGCACTCCTACCGCGTCCTCTACCTG ggcctcgctaagttgcccaggctgacctcgaacttgtga
- the Fzr1 gene encoding fizzy-related protein homolog isoform X3, translating to MDQDYERRLLRQIVIQNENTMPCVSEMRRTLTPASSPVSSPSKHGDRFIPSRAGANWSVNFHRINENDKSPSQNRKAKDATSDSGKDGLAYSALLKNELLGAGIEKVQDPQTEDRRLQPSTPEKKGLFTYSLSTKRASPEDGNDVSPYSLSPVSNKSQKLLRSPRKPTRKISKIPFKVLDAPELQDDFYLNLVDWSSLNVLSVGLGTCVYLWSACTSQVTRLCDLSVEGDSVTSVGWSERGNLVAVGTHKGFVQIWDAAAGKKLSMLEGHTARVGALAWNADQLSSGSRDRMILQRDIRSPPLQSERRLPGHRQEVCGLKWSTDHQLLASGGNDNKLLVWNHSSLSPVQQYTEHLAAVKAIAWSPHQHGLLASGGGTADRCIRFWNTLTGQPLQCVDTGSQVCNLAWSKHANELVSTHGYSQNQILVWKYPSLTQVAKLTGHSYRVLYLTGPR from the exons ATGGATCAGGACTATGAGCGGCGGCTGCTCCGTCAGATTGTCATCCAGAACGAGAACACGATGCCGTGT GTCTCGGAGATGCGACGCACCCTGACGCCCGCCAGCTCCCCGGTGTCTTCCCCCAGCAAGCACGGGGACCGCTTCATCCCCTCGCGCGCCGGAGCCAACTGGAGCGTGAACTTCCACAGGATCAAT GAAAACGACAAGTCTCCCAGCCAGAACCGCAAAGCCAAGGACGCCACCTCAGACAGCGGCAAAG ACGGCCTGGCCTACTCGGCCCTGCTGAAGAACGAGCTGCTGGGAGCTGGCATCGAGAAGGTGCAGGACCCGCAGACCGAGGACCGCAGGCTGCAGCCCTCCACGCCTGAGAAGAAGGGCCTCTTCACG TATTCCCTCAGCACCAAGCGCGCCAGCCCCGAGGACGGCAACGACGTGTCCCCGTATTCCCTGTCTCCTGTCAGCAACAAGAG TCAGAAGTTGCTCCGGTCTCCGCGGAAGCCCACCCGCAAGATCTCCAAGATCCCCTTCAAGGTCCTGGATGCCCCTGAGCTGCAGGACGACTTCTACTTGAACCTGGTGGACTGGTCGTCCCTGAACGTGctcagtgtggggctggggacctGCGTGTACCTGTGGAGCGCCTGCACCAGCCAG GTGACCCGGCTCTGTGACCTCTCTGTGGAAGGGGACTCCGTGACCTCCGTGGGCTGGTCTGAGCGG GGGAACCTGGTGGCCGTTGGCACACACAAGGGCTTCGTGCAGATCTGGGATGCCGCTGCGGGGAAGAAGCTGTCCATGCTGGAGGGCCACACGGCGCGTGTCG GGGCCCTGGCCTGGAACGCTGACCAGCTGTCCTCCGGGAGCCGGGACCGAATGATCCTGCAGCGGGACATCCGCTCCCCACCCCTGCAGTCAGAGCGGCGGCTACCGGGCCACCGGCAGGAGGTGTGCGGGCTCAAGTGGTCCACGGACCACCAGCTCCTCGCCTCGGGGGGCAATGACAACAAG CTGCTGGTCTGGAACCATTCGAGCCTGAGCCCTGTGCAGCAGTACACCGAGCACCTGGCTGCCGTGAAGGCCATCGCCTGGTCCCCTCACCAGCACGGCCTGCTGGCCTCAGGAGGCGGCACGGCTGACCGCTGCATCCGCTTCTGGAACACGCTCACGGGGCAGCCGCTGCAGTGCGTGGACACGGGCTCCCAGGTGTGCAACCTGGCCTGGTCCAAGCACGCCAACGAGCTG GTGAGCACCCACGGCTACTCTCAGAACCAGATCCTCGTGTGGAAGTACCCGTCCCTGACCCAGGTGGCCAAGCTCACGGGGCACTCCTACCGCGTCCTCTACCTG acagggcctcgctaa
- the Tektip1 gene encoding tektin bundle-interacting protein 1 yields MQTLRREATRPCVPLGTLETDFPASLDSDDYESLEGPHWTPAIKQATRWKYSPMGHDAAGQAWYPGLTNSEPREAWYTLPRDPDSPHREAYSRWHRCHNHRERGLPPAYTQRLRETAWHDPTIPAQYRGSSTRWGNALWRDRPLRVKDYVVNRSRYKAEPHSHAADYVPYLSVPQRPRYTTQNYRLWDLDPYCPATDQPSTYTPTF; encoded by the exons ATGCAGACCCTGAGGCGGGAGGCTACCCGGCCCTGTGTCCCCCTGGGCACCCTTGAAACCGACTTCCCAGCTTCCCTGGACAG CGATGACTATGAGTCCCTGGAGGGGCCCCACTGGACACCGGCGATCAAGCAGGCCACGCGCTGGAAGTACTCGCCCATGGGACACGACGCCGCGGGCCAGGCGTGGTACCCGGGCCTGACCAACTCGGAGCCCCGGGAGGCCTGGTACACCCTGCCCCGGGACCCCGACAGCCCGCACCGCGAGGCCTACTCCCGGTGGCACCGATGCCACAACCACCGGGAGCGGGGCCTGCCCCCAG CCTACACCCAGCGCCTGCGGGAGACGGCCTGGCACGACCCCACCATCCCCGCGCAGTACCGTGGCTCCAGCACGCGCTGGGGCAACGCGCTGTGGAGGGACCGGCCCCTCCGGGTCAAGGACTACG TGGTCAACAGGAGCCGATATAAGGCGGAGCCGCACTCCCACGCGGCCGACTACGTGCCCTACCTGTCGGTGCCCCAGCGCCCGCGCTACACCACCCAGAACTACCGCCTCTGGGACCTGGATCCCTACTGCCCCGCCACCGACCAGCCGTCCACCTACACACCCACCTTCTGA
- the Fzr1 gene encoding fizzy-related protein homolog isoform X1: MDQDYERRLLRQIVIQNENTMPCVSEMRRTLTPASSPVSSPSKHGDRFIPSRAGANWSVNFHRINENDKSPSQNRKAKDATSDSGKDGLAYSALLKNELLGAGIEKVQDPQTEDRRLQPSTPEKKGLFTYSLSTKRASPEDGNDVSPYSLSPVSNKSQKLLRSPRKPTRKISKIPFKVLDAPELQDDFYLNLVDWSSLNVLSVGLGTCVYLWSACTSQVTRLCDLSVEGDSVTSVGWSERGNLVAVGTHKGFVQIWDAAAGKKLSMLEGHTARVGALAWNADQLSSGSRDRMILQRDIRSPPLQSERRLPGHRQEVCGLKWSTDHQLLASGGNDNKLLVWNHSSLSPVQQYTEHLAAVKAIAWSPHQHGLLASGGGTADRCIRFWNTLTGQPLQCVDTGSQVCNLAWSKHANELVSTHGYSQNQILVWKYPSLTQVAKLTGHSYRVLYLAMSPDGEAIVTGAGDETLRFWNVFSKTRSTKESVSVLNLFTRIR, encoded by the exons ATGGATCAGGACTATGAGCGGCGGCTGCTCCGTCAGATTGTCATCCAGAACGAGAACACGATGCCGTGT GTCTCGGAGATGCGACGCACCCTGACGCCCGCCAGCTCCCCGGTGTCTTCCCCCAGCAAGCACGGGGACCGCTTCATCCCCTCGCGCGCCGGAGCCAACTGGAGCGTGAACTTCCACAGGATCAAT GAAAACGACAAGTCTCCCAGCCAGAACCGCAAAGCCAAGGACGCCACCTCAGACAGCGGCAAAG ACGGCCTGGCCTACTCGGCCCTGCTGAAGAACGAGCTGCTGGGAGCTGGCATCGAGAAGGTGCAGGACCCGCAGACCGAGGACCGCAGGCTGCAGCCCTCCACGCCTGAGAAGAAGGGCCTCTTCACG TATTCCCTCAGCACCAAGCGCGCCAGCCCCGAGGACGGCAACGACGTGTCCCCGTATTCCCTGTCTCCTGTCAGCAACAAGAG TCAGAAGTTGCTCCGGTCTCCGCGGAAGCCCACCCGCAAGATCTCCAAGATCCCCTTCAAGGTCCTGGATGCCCCTGAGCTGCAGGACGACTTCTACTTGAACCTGGTGGACTGGTCGTCCCTGAACGTGctcagtgtggggctggggacctGCGTGTACCTGTGGAGCGCCTGCACCAGCCAG GTGACCCGGCTCTGTGACCTCTCTGTGGAAGGGGACTCCGTGACCTCCGTGGGCTGGTCTGAGCGG GGGAACCTGGTGGCCGTTGGCACACACAAGGGCTTCGTGCAGATCTGGGATGCCGCTGCGGGGAAGAAGCTGTCCATGCTGGAGGGCCACACGGCGCGTGTCG GGGCCCTGGCCTGGAACGCTGACCAGCTGTCCTCCGGGAGCCGGGACCGAATGATCCTGCAGCGGGACATCCGCTCCCCACCCCTGCAGTCAGAGCGGCGGCTACCGGGCCACCGGCAGGAGGTGTGCGGGCTCAAGTGGTCCACGGACCACCAGCTCCTCGCCTCGGGGGGCAATGACAACAAG CTGCTGGTCTGGAACCATTCGAGCCTGAGCCCTGTGCAGCAGTACACCGAGCACCTGGCTGCCGTGAAGGCCATCGCCTGGTCCCCTCACCAGCACGGCCTGCTGGCCTCAGGAGGCGGCACGGCTGACCGCTGCATCCGCTTCTGGAACACGCTCACGGGGCAGCCGCTGCAGTGCGTGGACACGGGCTCCCAGGTGTGCAACCTGGCCTGGTCCAAGCACGCCAACGAGCTG GTGAGCACCCACGGCTACTCTCAGAACCAGATCCTCGTGTGGAAGTACCCGTCCCTGACCCAGGTGGCCAAGCTCACGGGGCACTCCTACCGCGTCCTCTACCTG GCAATGTCCCCTGATGGGGAGGCCATCGTCACTGGTGCTGGAGACGAAACCCTGAGGTTCTGGAATGTCTTTAGCAAAACCCGCTCAACCAAG GAGTCCGTGTCGGTGCTCAACCTCTTCACCCGGATCCGGTAG